From the genome of Streptomyces sp. NBC_01341, one region includes:
- a CDS encoding trimeric intracellular cation channel family protein has protein sequence MLNELFTPSVQHALDIVGIFVFAISGALLAVRKNFDVFGIAVLAEVTALGGGIFRDVMIGALPPAAFTDLGYFLTPLLAAGLVFFLHPHVERIQVGVNVFDAAGLGLFCVSGTIKAYDYGLGLTSSAALGLATAVGGGVLRDVLANEVPSLLRWDRDLYAVPAIVGAVTVVLCIRFDTLNAFTSGTAVITAFVLRLLAMRFHWRAPRAWNRRSASAEDNSAVI, from the coding sequence GTGCTCAACGAACTCTTCACCCCCTCCGTCCAGCACGCGCTCGACATCGTCGGAATCTTCGTCTTCGCGATCTCGGGTGCTCTGCTCGCCGTCCGCAAGAACTTCGATGTCTTCGGCATCGCGGTGCTCGCCGAGGTGACAGCGCTGGGCGGGGGGATTTTCCGTGACGTGATGATCGGCGCGCTGCCCCCGGCGGCCTTCACGGATCTGGGGTACTTCCTCACGCCGCTGCTTGCCGCCGGTCTCGTGTTCTTCCTGCACCCGCACGTGGAACGCATCCAGGTGGGTGTCAACGTGTTCGACGCGGCAGGGCTGGGTCTGTTCTGCGTGTCCGGCACGATCAAGGCGTACGACTACGGCCTGGGCCTCACCTCGTCGGCCGCTCTCGGACTGGCCACCGCGGTCGGCGGCGGCGTACTGCGGGACGTCCTGGCCAACGAGGTCCCCTCGCTGTTGCGCTGGGACCGCGACCTGTATGCCGTGCCCGCCATCGTCGGGGCCGTGACCGTGGTGCTCTGCATCCGCTTCGACACGCTCAACGCCTTCACCAGCGGGACCGCGGTGATCACGGCCTTCGTGCTGCGGCTGCTGGCCATGCGCTTCCACTGGAGGGCCCCGCGCGCCTGGAACAGGCGCTCGGCCTCGGCGGAGGACAACTCGGCCGTCATCTGA
- a CDS encoding ABC transporter permease → MAAYIIRRVFAAVLLLLVVSAVTFAIFFLVPRLGGQTLDSMAAQYVGKSPDPDVIAAVKKNLGLDQPLYLQYWHFIKGIVVGAEYQFGPDPVTCHAPCFGYSFKTHTEIWPQLIDRIPVTLSMAVGAAVIWVVSGVAAGVVSALKRGSFFDRLSMGVALAGVSLPMFFTGLVVLAVFGNGEYVPFTQNPVEWAGALVLPWCTLALLYSALYARLTRAGMLETMGEDYIRTARAKGLQERKVVVKHGLRAALTPLVTIFGMDFALLLGGAVITERVFSFQGLGAFAIQGVTTADLPKVMGVTLVAAFFIVICNLLVDLVYAAIDPRVRLS, encoded by the coding sequence GTGGCTGCGTACATCATCCGACGCGTATTCGCCGCGGTGTTGCTGCTGCTGGTGGTCAGCGCAGTCACGTTCGCGATCTTCTTCCTGGTCCCCCGCCTCGGTGGGCAGACCCTCGACTCGATGGCCGCCCAGTACGTCGGGAAGAGCCCTGACCCCGACGTCATCGCCGCGGTCAAGAAGAACCTGGGGCTCGACCAGCCCCTGTACCTGCAGTACTGGCACTTCATCAAGGGCATCGTCGTCGGCGCCGAATACCAGTTCGGTCCCGACCCGGTCACCTGCCATGCCCCGTGCTTCGGCTACTCCTTCAAGACCCACACCGAGATCTGGCCTCAGCTCATCGACCGCATCCCGGTCACGCTGTCCATGGCCGTCGGTGCGGCCGTCATCTGGGTCGTCTCCGGTGTCGCCGCCGGTGTGGTCTCCGCCCTGAAGCGGGGATCGTTCTTCGACCGCCTCTCCATGGGCGTCGCACTCGCCGGTGTCTCCCTGCCCATGTTCTTCACCGGCCTCGTGGTCCTGGCGGTGTTCGGCAACGGCGAGTACGTCCCGTTCACCCAGAACCCCGTCGAGTGGGCGGGCGCCCTGGTCCTTCCCTGGTGCACGCTCGCCCTGCTGTACTCCGCGCTGTACGCCCGGCTCACGCGGGCCGGGATGCTGGAGACGATGGGCGAGGACTACATCCGCACCGCGCGGGCCAAGGGTCTCCAGGAGCGCAAGGTGGTCGTCAAGCACGGCCTGCGGGCGGCACTGACCCCGCTCGTCACGATCTTCGGCATGGACTTCGCGCTGCTGCTCGGTGGCGCGGTCATCACCGAGAGAGTCTTCTCATTCCAGGGCCTCGGCGCGTTCGCCATCCAAGGCGTGACCACCGCCGACCTGCCCAAGGTGATGGGCGTGACCCTGGTCGCCGCCTTCTTCATCGTCATCTGCAACCTGCTGGTGGACCTCGTGTACGCCGCGATCGACCCCCGGGTGAGGCTCTCATGA
- a CDS encoding ABC transporter ATP-binding protein — MTDLKKEAPASAAAGPEGAGSEPLLRVEGLAKHFPITKGVLKRKVGAVKAVDGLTFDVRPGETLGVVGESGCGKSTMGRLVTRLLEPTDGKVEFQGRDITHMSAGRLRPMRRDIQMIFQDPYGSLNPRHTVGGIVGTPFRLQGVKPEGGVKREVQRLLELVGLNPEHYNRYPHEFSGGQRQRIGIARALALNPKLVVADEPVSALDVSIQAQVVNLLDDLQDELGLTYMIIAHDLSVIRHVSDRIAVMYLGKIVELADRDSLYGAPMHPYTKALMSAVPVPDPRRRGEKSDRILLKGDVPSPISPPTGCRFHTRCWKATLACKTTEPPLLQLKTGHQVACHHPENGEDQIPGDAPLVADVITVKPAKAAEPVAAEKAEPVAAKAAEPVAAEKAEPVTAKAAEPVTEDKPAVGGKPAAAAEKAEKAAVTAEPVAPAETAEAVEVVAAPESTGTTGTTETTESEGTAEAASEDAGKGSAAPTTGTGEKPKE; from the coding sequence GTGACTGATCTGAAGAAGGAGGCCCCCGCGTCCGCCGCGGCAGGGCCGGAAGGAGCCGGGTCGGAGCCGCTCCTCAGGGTCGAGGGTCTGGCCAAGCACTTCCCGATCACCAAGGGTGTGCTGAAGCGCAAGGTCGGCGCGGTCAAGGCCGTCGACGGGCTGACCTTCGACGTCCGCCCCGGGGAGACCCTCGGCGTGGTCGGCGAGTCGGGCTGTGGCAAGTCGACCATGGGCCGCCTGGTGACCCGACTGCTCGAACCGACCGATGGCAAGGTCGAGTTCCAGGGCCGCGACATCACCCACATGTCGGCGGGGCGGCTGCGGCCGATGCGTCGCGACATCCAGATGATCTTCCAGGACCCCTATGGGTCGCTGAACCCGCGCCACACGGTCGGCGGAATCGTCGGCACCCCCTTCAGGCTCCAGGGCGTCAAGCCCGAGGGTGGCGTGAAGAGGGAGGTCCAGCGGCTGCTGGAGCTGGTCGGGCTCAACCCCGAGCACTACAACCGCTATCCGCACGAGTTCTCCGGCGGTCAGCGCCAGCGCATCGGCATCGCCCGCGCGCTCGCGCTCAACCCGAAGCTCGTCGTCGCGGACGAGCCCGTCTCCGCGCTGGACGTGTCGATCCAGGCGCAGGTCGTGAACCTGCTGGACGACCTCCAGGACGAGCTCGGGCTCACCTACATGATCATCGCGCACGACCTCTCGGTCATCCGTCACGTGTCGGACCGGATCGCGGTCATGTACCTCGGCAAGATCGTCGAGCTCGCGGACCGCGATTCGCTGTACGGGGCGCCGATGCACCCGTACACCAAGGCTCTGATGTCCGCGGTGCCGGTGCCCGACCCCCGGCGGCGCGGCGAGAAGAGCGACCGCATCCTGCTCAAGGGCGATGTGCCGTCGCCGATCTCGCCGCCGACCGGCTGCCGCTTCCACACCCGGTGCTGGAAGGCGACGCTGGCCTGCAAGACCACGGAGCCGCCGCTGCTGCAGCTCAAGACCGGGCACCAGGTGGCCTGCCACCACCCGGAGAACGGCGAGGACCAGATCCCCGGGGACGCGCCGCTCGTCGCGGACGTCATCACGGTGAAGCCGGCGAAGGCGGCCGAGCCGGTTGCCGCGGAGAAGGCCGAGCCCGTTGCCGCGAAGGCGGCCGAGCCGGTTGCCGCGGAGAAGGCCGAGCCCGTCACCGCGAAGGCGGCCGAGCCCGTCACAGAGGACAAGCCCGCCGTTGGCGGGAAGCCTGCTGCTGCGGCGGAGAAGGCGGAGAAGGCGGCGGTGACGGCTGAGCCGGTCGCGCCGGCAGAGACCGCTGAGGCCGTCGAGGTCGTCGCAGCGCCGGAGTCGACCGGGACGACCGGGACGACCGAGACGACCGAGTCGGAAGGGACTGCTGAGGCCGCCTCCGAGGACGCCGGAAAGGGCTCCGCCGCACCGACCACGGGTACGGGGGAAAAGCCGAAGGAGTAG
- a CDS encoding ABC transporter substrate-binding protein — protein sequence MRNRKTASAIAVAVAVALGASACSGSDTDTDGAGGSGGGKADAALTSIVNKTDKKGGTVTFEHSSGPDSLDPGNTYYGWVQNFSRLYGRSLVTFKPAAGKESLEIVPDLATGLGKASADAKSWTYTIRKGVKFEDGTEITSKDVKYAVERSNFAPEALSNGPTYFKAYLDGGDKYKGPYKDKSPEGLKSIETPDDYTIVFKLNKPFADMDYLAAFSQTAPVPQKADKGASYVQKIVSSGPYKFSAYDESKGATLVRNPEWDPKTDPIRKALPDKIELKLNVNPTTVDDHLLNDVTTADIAGTGLQSKTQPKVLVKAAEKAKTDNPYAGVLQYMALNVNVKPFDNVECRKAVQYAVDKQSLIDSIGGSVKGDPATTVIPPTVAGYKKFDLYPTEGHKGDAAKAKEALTKCGQPKGFKTTLTARSDRPDEITAATQLQGSLKAIGITAEIKQFPSDKYFTDFAGVPAWVHKNNAGMMMMQWGADWPTGFGFLDQIVNGTAIKPSGGTNLMELNDKAVNEALVKGIGTVDTTARNAAWGEVDQKVMENASVVPLVYRKNLLYRPDSAANVTVTDAYLGMYDYVLMTSTKK from the coding sequence ATGAGAAACAGAAAGACAGCTTCGGCCATCGCCGTTGCCGTGGCGGTCGCGCTCGGCGCGTCTGCCTGCAGCGGCAGTGACACGGACACAGACGGAGCGGGGGGCAGCGGCGGGGGCAAGGCCGATGCCGCCCTGACGTCGATCGTCAACAAGACCGACAAGAAGGGGGGGACGGTCACCTTCGAGCACTCGAGCGGTCCCGACTCCCTGGACCCGGGCAACACGTACTACGGCTGGGTGCAGAACTTCTCCCGCCTGTACGGCCGTTCCCTGGTCACCTTCAAGCCGGCCGCCGGCAAGGAGAGCCTGGAGATCGTCCCGGACCTCGCCACCGGTCTCGGCAAGGCCAGCGCGGACGCCAAGTCCTGGACCTACACGATCCGCAAGGGCGTGAAGTTCGAGGACGGCACGGAGATCACCTCGAAGGACGTCAAGTACGCCGTCGAGCGCTCGAACTTCGCGCCGGAGGCCCTGTCCAACGGTCCGACCTACTTCAAGGCGTACCTCGACGGCGGCGACAAGTACAAGGGTCCGTACAAGGACAAGTCGCCCGAGGGCCTCAAGTCCATCGAGACCCCGGACGACTACACGATCGTCTTCAAGCTGAACAAGCCGTTCGCGGACATGGACTACCTCGCCGCCTTCTCGCAGACCGCCCCGGTCCCGCAGAAGGCCGACAAGGGCGCCAGCTACGTCCAGAAGATCGTCTCCTCGGGTCCGTACAAGTTCTCGGCGTACGACGAGAGCAAGGGCGCGACGCTCGTCCGCAACCCGGAGTGGGACCCGAAGACGGACCCGATCCGCAAGGCCCTGCCGGACAAGATCGAGCTCAAGCTCAACGTCAACCCCACCACGGTCGACGACCACCTGCTCAACGACGTCACCACCGCTGACATCGCGGGCACCGGTCTGCAGTCCAAGACGCAGCCCAAGGTCCTCGTGAAGGCCGCCGAGAAGGCGAAGACGGACAACCCGTACGCCGGCGTGCTGCAGTACATGGCGCTGAACGTCAACGTGAAGCCGTTCGACAACGTCGAGTGCCGCAAGGCCGTCCAGTACGCGGTCGACAAGCAGAGCCTGATCGACTCGATCGGCGGCTCGGTCAAGGGCGACCCGGCCACCACGGTCATCCCCCCGACCGTCGCCGGCTACAAGAAGTTCGACCTGTACCCGACCGAGGGCCACAAGGGCGACGCGGCCAAGGCCAAGGAAGCGCTGACCAAGTGCGGTCAGCCCAAGGGCTTCAAGACCACGCTCACGGCGCGCTCCGACCGTCCTGACGAGATCACCGCGGCCACCCAGCTCCAGGGCAGCCTGAAGGCGATCGGCATCACCGCCGAGATCAAGCAGTTCCCCTCGGACAAGTACTTCACCGACTTCGCGGGTGTCCCGGCCTGGGTGCACAAGAACAACGCGGGCATGATGATGATGCAGTGGGGCGCCGACTGGCCGACCGGCTTCGGCTTCCTCGACCAGATCGTGAACGGTACGGCCATCAAGCCGTCCGGTGGCACGAACCTGATGGAGCTCAACGACAAGGCCGTCAACGAGGCCCTCGTCAAGGGCATCGGCACCGTCGACACCACGGCGCGCAACGCCGCCTGGGGCGAGGTCGACCAGAAGGTCATGGAGAACGCCTCGGTCGTTCCGCTCGTCTACCGCAAGAACCTGCTGTACCGCCCGGACTCCGCGGCGAACGTCACGGTCACGGACGCGTACCTCGGCATGTACGACTACGTGCTGATGACCTCGACCAAGAAGTAA
- a CDS encoding ABC transporter ATP-binding protein: MSDVSKKETPAPGTAPATVPAPRDASADAKEFLSVRNLSIHFDTDDGLVKSVDGVSFDLKAGQTLGIVGESGSGKSVTSLGIMGLHTSERARIGGEIWLDGEELIGAGPERVRELRGQKMAMIFQDPLSALHPYYSIGAQIVEAHRVHNKVDKKTAKKRAVEMLDRVGIPEPHRRYEDYPHQFSGGMRQRAMIAMALVNNPQLLIADEPTTALDVTVQAQILDLIRDLQKEFGSAVVMITHDLGVVAEIADNLLVMYAGRCIERGSAENVFYGPQHPYTWGLLGSMPRIDREQTERLIPVKGSPPSLINVPSGCAFHPRCPYADVPKDNITRTERPELTPAGDGHYSACHMSREQREQIWTEEIAPKL, encoded by the coding sequence ATGAGCGACGTAAGCAAGAAGGAAACCCCCGCGCCCGGGACGGCGCCGGCGACGGTCCCCGCTCCCCGGGACGCTTCGGCGGACGCGAAGGAGTTCCTCTCCGTACGCAACCTCAGCATCCACTTCGACACCGACGACGGCCTGGTCAAGTCCGTCGACGGCGTGAGCTTCGACCTGAAGGCCGGTCAGACCCTCGGCATCGTCGGCGAATCCGGGTCCGGCAAGTCCGTGACCTCGCTGGGGATCATGGGACTGCACACCTCGGAGCGCGCCCGGATCGGCGGTGAGATCTGGCTCGACGGCGAGGAGCTGATCGGTGCCGGTCCCGAGCGGGTACGCGAGCTGCGCGGCCAGAAGATGGCGATGATCTTCCAGGATCCGCTGTCGGCGCTGCACCCGTACTACAGCATCGGCGCGCAGATCGTGGAGGCCCACCGCGTCCACAACAAGGTCGACAAGAAGACGGCCAAGAAGCGCGCGGTGGAGATGCTGGACCGGGTCGGGATCCCCGAGCCGCACCGCCGTTACGAGGACTACCCGCACCAGTTCTCCGGCGGTATGCGCCAGCGCGCCATGATCGCGATGGCCCTGGTCAACAACCCGCAGCTGCTGATCGCCGACGAGCCGACGACGGCCCTGGACGTCACCGTCCAGGCGCAGATCCTCGACCTGATCCGCGACCTGCAGAAGGAGTTCGGCTCCGCGGTCGTCATGATCACCCACGACCTCGGCGTCGTCGCCGAGATCGCGGACAACCTCCTGGTCATGTACGCGGGCCGCTGCATCGAGCGCGGAAGCGCCGAGAACGTCTTCTACGGGCCCCAGCACCCCTACACCTGGGGGCTGCTGGGCTCCATGCCGCGCATCGACCGCGAGCAGACCGAACGGCTCATCCCGGTCAAGGGGTCGCCGCCCAGCCTCATCAACGTCCCGTCCGGCTGTGCCTTCCACCCGCGCTGCCCGTACGCCGACGTTCCGAAGGACAACATCACCCGCACCGAGCGTCCCGAGCTGACGCCGGCCGGCGACGGGCACTACTCCGCGTGCCACATGTCGCGTGAGCAGCGGGAACAGATCTGGACCGAAGAGATTGCGCCGAAGCTGTGA
- a CDS encoding ABC transporter permease, with product MTAPIETTRADVQPEAVLEGAPRKQIEGRSLGRIAWTRFKRDKAAMAGGIVVVLLILTALLSKPLQALLGLDPDAFNQSLVDPVLLAPKGDFGGISWDHPFGVEPQTGRDILARILEGSWVSLVVAVGSTLLSVVIGVVMGVVAGFYGGWVDSFISRLMDTFLAFPLLLFAISISASLQGEAFGLQGLTLRIAVLIFVIGFFSWPYIGRIVRAQTLSLREREFVEAAKSLGARGPFILFRELLPNLIAPILVYATLLIPTNILFEASLSFLGVGIAPPQASWGGMLTQAVDLYEVDPMFMVIPGMAIFITVLAFNLLGDGLRDALDPRGK from the coding sequence GAGGGCCGTTCGCTCGGCCGGATCGCCTGGACCCGCTTCAAGCGGGACAAGGCCGCTATGGCCGGTGGCATCGTTGTCGTGCTGCTGATCCTCACCGCCCTGCTGTCCAAGCCGCTCCAGGCGCTCCTCGGGCTCGATCCCGACGCCTTCAACCAGAGCCTGGTCGACCCCGTACTGCTGGCGCCCAAGGGGGACTTCGGCGGTATCAGCTGGGACCACCCGTTCGGGGTCGAGCCGCAGACGGGCCGCGACATCCTGGCGCGCATCCTCGAGGGCTCCTGGGTCTCGCTGGTGGTCGCCGTCGGTTCCACGCTGCTCTCGGTCGTGATCGGTGTCGTCATGGGCGTCGTCGCGGGCTTCTACGGCGGCTGGGTGGACAGCTTCATCAGCCGGCTGATGGACACCTTCCTGGCGTTCCCGCTGCTGCTCTTCGCGATCTCCATCTCGGCCTCCCTGCAGGGAGAGGCGTTCGGGCTGCAGGGGCTCACGCTGCGGATCGCGGTTCTGATCTTCGTCATCGGCTTCTTCAGCTGGCCCTACATCGGCCGCATCGTCCGCGCCCAGACCCTGTCGCTCCGCGAGCGGGAGTTCGTCGAGGCCGCGAAGTCGCTCGGCGCCCGCGGTCCCTTCATCCTCTTCCGCGAACTGCTGCCGAACCTGATCGCGCCGATCCTGGTCTACGCGACACTCCTGATCCCCACGAACATCCTCTTCGAGGCATCCCTCAGCTTCCTCGGCGTCGGTATCGCGCCGCCGCAGGCTTCCTGGGGCGGAATGCTGACCCAGGCGGTCGATCTCTACGAGGTCGACCCGATGTTCATGGTCATCCCCGGCATGGCGATCTTCATCACCGTGCTGGCCTTCAATCTGCTGGGGGACGGGCTGCGTGACGCACTCGACCCTCGTGGCAAGTAA